DNA from Candidatus Cloacimonas acidaminovorans str. Evry:
AAAGCCACTCCTGCACTATCTAAAACATTAATATTACTTAAATCAATGGTATTGGGACTTTGATGTTTTAGAAGCGAATTTACTTCAATGAATGTTTCCGGAACTGTTTCCGCATTTAAACTTCCTTCCAGATATAGAATATTATTTACTATCTTGCAGGACATTATGCCTCTTAATAGAATAGAGATAGCCGCAAGAATGTGGTATAATCATATACCGTCCAGGGTTTTTTGGCTTCATCATAAGAAATATTGAATTTAACATCTAAAGAAATGTTTCTGAACAATCTGAAATTTATCCTGTTTTCGTTTTCCAAACTGTAAGAATGATCGGGTTCTCCCATCCGGAAAAGAACATCCAAAGTAGAATTGATGCTTACAAACTTGAGCAGATTCAAGGCAGAAAGAATAACTGTGGATTCAATACCTTTGGAACTGCTGTTGGGTTCTTCTTTATACCTTTCAAATTCATAATTTACTCCATCTAAGGAACTTGTTACAGTTTTATCAAAAACATAGCTATTTTTATTATAATCCTGAGCCCAACCGTAGCCAACGCGTAAACTTGTTCTAGCATTGGGACTGAAATTAATTTGATAGGTTAATCCGATTCCTTCTTTCAGTCGTAAAGGATAGAAGGCAATTTTGGTTTTTAATTCGGACTGATTCAAAAGCAGAGATATTGTATCGCCCGCAGAATTTTGCAGCATTATATTTTTGTTTTCCGAAAAAAAGGTGTTTTCCTCAAATATATGGGTATTCAAATTCATTCTTCCATAAAAAGCAAAATTCTTAAGAAACTTGCGCTCTTCCAGCGGATAGAACAAAAGAACACTTTTCAGGGAATAATCATCAGGACTAAATACTAAATCCTGATTGGAGGTTAAATTTAAGCCAATGTCATAGATGCTTCGGGTAGTAAATTGAAATGGCTTAAGCAATTCATGAGTATCAATGCTGTTATCAAACTGCCCGGAAAGAGAAGCACTGGTAGTAGGTTTGTGTTTATCCACATTATTATTGGAAGTTAAAGAAATATTACCATGAATTGCTCCCCGGTGAATTCGTTTTGAACCCAAACCTATATCTTCATCGGCAAAAACACCTGCTCCAATTAAAACATTACCTTCAGCAGCAGGGTCTACAATCATTGTCAGGGTCTTTTTTTCACCTTCCGCTAAAGTAACAGTGGCAAAATCCCTCAAATCACTCCAGGAACCACCTCCAAGCTTTACTAAATAGGAACCCGGAGGTAAAATCCAAAGTTTATCTACAGCGCCAACTTCGTCTTCTCCCATACTGAACATACCCCCGCTGTAAATTTTATAGCCCTCGCCGTCTGTATTTTTTTTCCAAAGATCATAGCCCATTCGGACTCTGGCTTTAGATTCATCCATAACAACTATTTTCAGCTCTCCCCAGTTTGGCTTTACAACTGTTCTCTGACGGGGTAAAATTTTAACGGGAATAATTAAATCACCCATTTCACCAATTATTACTCTGTAATTACCAGGTGTTAGCAATGCCGGCACACCCATAATTAATTCATCCGTAGAGATTACCGTGTTCAAAGAGTCCAATTCTTCAATAGTGTAACGAATTTGCTCCTCTGTTTGAGTTTTAGTAATAACCATCAGCTCTCCAAAGTCAAAATCTGTTTCCCTAGCTATCATTTCTTCATAAACATACCTGGCAATCGGAGAAGTTGAAGCAGCCAAAGATTTACTTTCAACAGGCAAACCACTGAAATATAAATTGCATTTTGCAGCAAAGAGGTCTGTCTCTTCCATAATCATTTCATTAAATGCCTGCACCAGATAGATCATAGAAGGGTCTATAAGTTCCATAGTGCGTTCACCCTTATGACTAAAAACAATTCTTTCGGAAGTGGAATCCCGCAACACAAATTCCATATTTAAATAAGCTCTGGGTTCTGTGCCTGCAATCTTTTCAATGTTATAAACCTTTGTCTCCAGAAAATAGTGGGGATTTTTTTCCAGCTGTTCCCCTCTGGAAACTGTTCCAAAAATATTATATGCTTTTAAGCGCTGGACAATTAAATTGGGAATAGCATCACGTAAACGGGTTGCCCAAACATCCGTCTGCAGAAATTTCACATTATAGAAATTTTCTTTCACTACAATTTGACTTCTATCATAAGTTCTATTCAGAACAGTATCCAGCACTTCCAGATTTTTTCCTGTATTTGTAGTACGGCGCAATTCCGGTTTTTCTGTTCCCGGTTGATATTCCAAAACATAATAGTTTACAGGAGTTCTTTCCACTTTTTGCAAACACCCGGTAAGCAAAAGTAGAATAGCCAGAAATCCTGAAAAGATGTATAGACATTTTCTTTTAAGCATTATAGCTCCTAATTTCCGCGTAGTAAAATAGCAGGTGTATCTGCAATCTGACGAGAAAATTCATTCAGGTTTTCACTCGTCTCGGTTAAAGTACTTAAAATTTCCAGCAGGTCGCCTTGTCCGCGCGTTACAACTCTATTAAGATTAGAAACCAGAGTTCCTGTTTTTTGGATAGTTGTGGAAAGTTCAGTGACCATACTTTTTAAATCTGTTCGGGAAAGTTCGCCACTAAGTTTACCAAGGTTGGTCATTAAGCTGTCAAAACCTGGAGTATAAAGAATGGCATTAACCTGATCCAATGCTCTATTGATATTATTGCTGATAGTTAATATTTCGCGTGTTGTCTCTAAGATCATTTGATCACTATGTTCACCAACTGTAGAGACCTTCAAATTTGCCTCGCGAATTAAAGCAGAACCATCATTTGTCAATTGAGTTAAGCTTGTTTCCAGTTTTGCAGTTAGTTCCTCCAGTTGTTGATTTACATTATTGGTAACATTAATCAAACTTGTCTGTGAGGTCTCGGAAACATTTTGAATATTGCTTGTTGCACTGCTGGTGATGGCATCAAGATTTTTGGTAAGATTTTCTGTAACCGCGCTTAGGTCTTTGCTTAGTTCTTCTGTTAAATCCGCAGTATTATTAGCTATGCGACTAATACTTTGCATAGTTGTAGCCAGGTTTTCATGGGTGTCTTTTAAAATTAAACTTGTTTGAGCAAGTATGGTAGAAATATTGTTTCTGTTTTCCTCACCGGTTATAGCATTCAAGTTGGCAGCGATCATATCAATTTTATCTACAATGGATTTTGCCCTTTCACTAATATCTTCCAATACCGTTGTTCCGGTTTTAATGTAACTTTTGGGTTTTAGTAACTTTGCTTCATTAGTTCCACCCCTTAGCTCCACATTTTTCAGTCCGGTAATTCCGGATAACAAAAGAACCGCTTCGGTATCCTCTTTTATAGGAGTTCCTCTGTTCACGCTGATAGTAATAATTATTTTGGTTACATCCTTGGGGTTAATTTTAACATCTTCCACCCTGCCAATTTTTATTCCGCGATAATTAACCGAACTGCCAACTTGCAAACCGCTTACAGAATAGTCCTCAAATTCAATATAATAGATGTCTTTCTTTTCCACTAATCTGCTACCTGCCACAACTATGGCAAAAAGTATTATCAGGATAGCTCCAATGATTAAAAAAATACCCAGACGGATTTTAGCGGCTTTGGAAACCATTTTATCCTCCTGTCCGGTCTTTAGATTTGTTAATTGCAGAATCCAAATTTACCTCTCCGCTAAGTAAACAGTTTTGAACAAACACGGGAGAACTGGCTTTCAGGGTTACTTTTCCTTCACAGATAACATCCTCTCCGAAGCTTACATCGCCATAGATTTTCAGTTCTTTGCATTCGCTTAAAGAAGGAATACCTTTGCTGAATCTTTTTTGCAAATCTTCTATTTTACCGTAATATTTCTCATCCAGTTCAATTACAGGTGCCTTTTCTACGCCTCTTTTCAAAACAATCTGATATTGTTCATTCAGTTCATAAGCATCAGACCAGAGAGCTAAAAGTTCATTTGTTTTTTTCACCGGCACAAAACGCTCCCGACTTACTACTAATGCTTTAGAATTATTGAACACACTAATGGCTGAACCCATTGCTGTTTCCAATTGATAAACCGGAGTTCCATCCACAACTTTAGGATTAACAATTAACGGTAACAACATCAAACCCTCATTGGCAATCATTTGCCATTCCAGGGCTCGGAGGTCAATCCAGATATTATTGGTGTTGAAATATTTATAATAGTCAATATCCTGAAAGCGAGGTAAATCCTCTTCAGGACATTGAGCAATTTCTCTCAAAAGCAATTGTCCCGATTTATCTTCACAAAGGTGACCGCCTTTTTTATCCATTTGACTGCGTAAACAGACCTCCATTACGAAAGGAATATTGTTATTTTCCATATAAGCAGGAATTGATGTATCTACAACAGCTCCCAGGTTATCAGCATTAGAAACAAAAGCATACCGGTAGTCCTTGGCAATCATTTTATCCAGTAAATCCCCTAAAGCTGTATAAATATCGCCATGCCCCGGAGGATTCCACATTAATTTTGTCTCTTTATTTTCGTAAGGCATAAGAGTATCCTGACGAATACGGGGAAATTTATTCTGCAAAAAAGATAGAGGCAAATCCTGCTTACCTAAATCAGGATATTTTTCCAGGTATTTTAAAGTATCGGCTTCGGTATTGAAACTATTCATAAACAACAGGAGAACATCATATCCGGAAAGTGACCTTAAAGTAAGAACCTGCCGACTGATAATATCCAGAAAGTTCAGATTATTCTTCACAGGCAAAAGTGATTTCGCTTTAGAAAGCCCCATACTTGTTCCCAAGCCACCATTAAGCTTAATTACAACTGTATTTTTCAATATTGAAGTTCGGGACAGATGTTTTATTTGTTGATAATCAATTAGATTCTTTTCCGAAGGCGGTCTTATTGCATCTTCACCAATAAGCCCTTTTTCACCCTTAACAAGTTTCTGATAATATGCCTCAAAAGTCCGGATAACCTCATCCCTTATGCCTTCCTGTTTCATCAACCGGATAAAGGGAGTGCTCATATTTATGCTCCAAATTCCTTATTTACAAGATATTTTACCATTTCTTCGTCCACCTTTTCTGCCAGCGTTATATTGCCTTCAGCACTGTGTTTTTCATTCCAGGCAGTTCCGGTTTTAATTGCACCTTCATTTTGAGCCCAAGCTCGGCGCGCAATTCCCCCCATAACATCCCAGGAAAGACCACTTTTTACAACTTCATCCATTCTTTCGCTGCCATCCAAAACAATTCCATTTCCACCATTGATACAACGGCTAACTCCAACTCCACCTCCATTGGAAAGAACTACCATAGTCATTCCTCTGGCAACATTTCCGGCAAAGCAATGGGTAGCCATTTCTGCCATTAAATTTGAGCCGTCATAAATATTGGCTGTTTCGCGGAAAGGAGAATCCGTCCCTGAAACATCGTGATGGTCTCTTCCCAACATAACAGGACCAATTTCACCCTTACGAATCATCTCGTTAAATTTCAGCCCAAGTTTAATTCTGCTTTCTTCATCGGCATAAAGAATTCTGGCTTTAGTTCCCACC
Protein-coding regions in this window:
- a CDS encoding ABC-type transport auxiliary lipoprotein family protein, coding for MLKRKCLYIFSGFLAILLLLTGCLQKVERTPVNYYVLEYQPGTEKPELRRTTNTGKNLEVLDTVLNRTYDRSQIVVKENFYNVKFLQTDVWATRLRDAIPNLIVQRLKAYNIFGTVSRGEQLEKNPHYFLETKVYNIEKIAGTEPRAYLNMEFVLRDSTSERIVFSHKGERTMELIDPSMIYLVQAFNEMIMEETDLFAAKCNLYFSGLPVESKSLAASTSPIARYVYEEMIARETDFDFGELMVITKTQTEEQIRYTIEELDSLNTVISTDELIMGVPALLTPGNYRVIIGEMGDLIIPVKILPRQRTVVKPNWGELKIVVMDESKARVRMGYDLWKKNTDGEGYKIYSGGMFSMGEDEVGAVDKLWILPPGSYLVKLGGGSWSDLRDFATVTLAEGEKKTLTMIVDPAAEGNVLIGAGVFADEDIGLGSKRIHRGAIHGNISLTSNNNVDKHKPTTSASLSGQFDNSIDTHELLKPFQFTTRSIYDIGLNLTSNQDLVFSPDDYSLKSVLLFYPLEERKFLKNFAFYGRMNLNTHIFEENTFFSENKNIMLQNSAGDTISLLLNQSELKTKIAFYPLRLKEGIGLTYQINFSPNARTSLRVGYGWAQDYNKNSYVFDKTVTSSLDGVNYEFERYKEEPNSSSKGIESTVILSALNLLKFVSINSTLDVLFRMGEPDHSYSLENENRINFRLFRNISLDVKFNISYDEAKKPWTVYDYTTFLRLSLFY
- a CDS encoding MlaD family protein, which codes for MVSKAAKIRLGIFLIIGAILIILFAIVVAGSRLVEKKDIYYIEFEDYSVSGLQVGSSVNYRGIKIGRVEDVKINPKDVTKIIITISVNRGTPIKEDTEAVLLLSGITGLKNVELRGGTNEAKLLKPKSYIKTGTTVLEDISERAKSIVDKIDMIAANLNAITGEENRNNISTILAQTSLILKDTHENLATTMQSISRIANNTADLTEELSKDLSAVTENLTKNLDAITSSATSNIQNVSETSQTSLINVTNNVNQQLEELTAKLETSLTQLTNDGSALIREANLKVSTVGEHSDQMILETTREILTISNNINRALDQVNAILYTPGFDSLMTNLGKLSGELSRTDLKSMVTELSTTIQKTGTLVSNLNRVVTRGQGDLLEILSTLTETSENLNEFSRQIADTPAILLRGN
- a CDS encoding UTP--glucose-1-phosphate uridylyltransferase, producing MSTPFIRLMKQEGIRDEVIRTFEAYYQKLVKGEKGLIGEDAIRPPSEKNLIDYQQIKHLSRTSILKNTVVIKLNGGLGTSMGLSKAKSLLPVKNNLNFLDIISRQVLTLRSLSGYDVLLLFMNSFNTEADTLKYLEKYPDLGKQDLPLSFLQNKFPRIRQDTLMPYENKETKLMWNPPGHGDIYTALGDLLDKMIAKDYRYAFVSNADNLGAVVDTSIPAYMENNNIPFVMEVCLRSQMDKKGGHLCEDKSGQLLLREIAQCPEEDLPRFQDIDYYKYFNTNNIWIDLRALEWQMIANEGLMLLPLIVNPKVVDGTPVYQLETAMGSAISVFNNSKALVVSRERFVPVKKTNELLALWSDAYELNEQYQIVLKRGVEKAPVIELDEKYYGKIEDLQKRFSKGIPSLSECKELKIYGDVSFGEDVICEGKVTLKASSPVFVQNCLLSGEVNLDSAINKSKDRTGG